In a genomic window of Brucella anthropi ATCC 49188:
- a CDS encoding glycine betaine ABC transporter substrate-binding protein: MLGKLTKFGLAAVVAGTMTMGAAFAQDGKPVKIGWAPWSDAEFVTKLAKKLIEDNLGQKVELVQTDVAPLYQGVSRGDIDAMMMAWLPETHADYYARVKDKVEDLGPLYEGAKLGWIVPAYIPESEISSIEDLKKPEVREKLKGEIQGIDPGAGLTRLSQEAIKKYGLDYKLNISSEAAMLTTVDRATRSDGWFVATSWSPHWMFGKYKLRYIADPEGALGGAEHIDAIARKGFKEDNPKVASLLTKMSIPISELEAAMFDAQETSYEKAVDKYIADHPDRIKEWLAE, from the coding sequence ATGTTAGGCAAACTAACCAAATTCGGTCTGGCGGCAGTTGTGGCGGGAACGATGACCATGGGCGCAGCATTTGCGCAGGACGGCAAGCCGGTGAAGATCGGCTGGGCACCTTGGTCGGATGCTGAGTTCGTCACCAAACTTGCCAAGAAACTGATCGAAGACAATCTCGGCCAGAAGGTTGAGCTGGTTCAGACGGACGTGGCCCCACTTTATCAGGGCGTGAGCCGTGGCGATATCGATGCCATGATGATGGCCTGGCTGCCGGAAACGCACGCCGATTACTATGCACGCGTGAAGGACAAGGTCGAAGACCTAGGCCCGCTCTATGAAGGTGCAAAGCTCGGTTGGATTGTTCCGGCTTACATCCCGGAAAGTGAGATCAGCTCCATTGAAGACCTGAAGAAGCCGGAAGTTCGCGAGAAGCTGAAGGGCGAAATTCAGGGCATCGATCCGGGCGCAGGCCTCACTCGTCTATCGCAGGAAGCGATCAAGAAATACGGGCTGGACTACAAGCTCAATATTTCGAGTGAAGCGGCCATGCTGACGACAGTTGACCGCGCCACACGTTCCGACGGCTGGTTCGTGGCAACCTCATGGAGCCCGCACTGGATGTTCGGCAAGTACAAGCTGCGTTACATTGCCGATCCTGAAGGCGCACTGGGTGGTGCCGAACATATCGACGCCATTGCACGTAAGGGCTTCAAGGAAGACAATCCGAAAGTTGCTTCATTGCTGACCAAGATGAGCATTCCGATCAGCGAGCTCGAAGCTGCGATGTTCGATGCGCAGGAAACATCCTATGAGAAGGCCGTCGATAAATATATCGCGGACCATCCGGACCGCATCAAGGAATGGCTGGCTGAGTAA